In Cydia fagiglandana chromosome 9, ilCydFagi1.1, whole genome shotgun sequence, a single window of DNA contains:
- the LOC134667566 gene encoding cytosolic Fe-S cluster assembly factor Nubp2 homolog, which yields MLDDVKRVILVLSGKGGVGKSTVSTQLALTLKERGYKVGLLDVDLCGPSVPYLLNLENHNVHQGPQGWVPVYTDPEQRLGVMSIGFLLSSRNDAVVWRGPKKTSMIKQFLEDVQWQELDYLVIDTPPGTSDEHITVMENLRQVPQCSAILVTTPQQVAIEDVRKEITFCKKTGIPIMGIIENMSGYECPNCSECTNIFSSGGGKSLAEYAKIPFLGSVPIDPRVGKLAGQGLAAVTELPDSTTSKVFDELVRTLAQNDRA from the exons ATGTTAGACGACGTGAAACGTGTTATATTGGTATTGTCGGGAAAAGGCGGTGTGGGAAAATCTACTGTTAGCACTCAGTTAGCTTTAACATTGAAGGAAAGAGGTTATAAG GTTGGACTTCTGGACGTCGATTTATGCGGCCCCAGTGTGCCCTATCTACTGAATCTTGAGAACCATAACGTCCATCAAGGCCCCCAGGGATGGGTCCCCGTGTACACAGACCCCGAGCAGAGGCTCGGAGTCATGTCCATAGGCTTTCTGTTAAGTTCTCGCAACGACGCGGTGGTGTGGAGAGGGCCTAAGAAGACCTCCATGATTAAGCAGTTTTTGGAAGATGTGCAGTGGCAGGAGCTTGATTATCTTGTTATCGATACTCCACCAG GCACCTCAGACGAACACATCACTGTGATGGAGAATTTGCGACAAGTGCCCCAGTGCTCCGCCATATTGGTGACCACTCCGCAGCAAGTCGCCATCGAGGATGTGAGGAAAGAAATCACCTTCTGCAAAAAGACTGGCATTCCCATCATGGGTATCATTGAGAATATGAGTGG CTATGAATGTCCAAACTGCAGCGAATGCACTAACATCTTCTCCAGCGGAGGTGGAAAGTCCCTAGCCGAGTATGCCAAGATCCCATTCCTCGGCAGCGTACCCATCGACCCACGAGTGGGCAAGCTGGCAGGACAGGGACTAGCTGCCGTCACGGAGCTGCCAGATTCAACTACTAGTAAAGTGTTTGATGAGCTGGTGAGGACACTAGCACAGAATGATAGAGCATAG